The following proteins are co-located in the Mauremys reevesii isolate NIE-2019 linkage group 23, ASM1616193v1, whole genome shotgun sequence genome:
- the EDN2 gene encoding endothelin-2, producing the protein MVNRPAGFFSLAITLCILLGEGMGRPPLESHLAATSSRHPRTKRCSCNSWQDKECIYFCHLDIIWVNTPGQTAPYGLGSPPRRRKRSLNRCECSHSKDSICATFCQAKRWYLGNLKLPPSRGV; encoded by the exons ATGGTAAACCGCCCCGCAGGCTTCTTTTCTCTTGCCATCACCCTTTGCATCCTGCTGGGAGAAG GTATGGGCCGTCCTCCCCTTGAGTCCCACCTAGCCGCAACCAGCAGCAGGCACCCCAGGACGAAGAGGTGTTCCTGCAACAGCTGGCAGGACAAGGAGTGCATTTACTTCTGTCACCTGGATATTATCTGGGTCAACACCCCAGG ACAAACTGCTCCCTATGGCTTGGGAAGCCCGCCAAGGCGTCGCAAGAGATCACTGAACAGGTGTGAGTGCTCGCACTCCAAGGACAGCATCTGTGCTACCTTCTGCCAGGCAAAGCGTTG GTATCTTGGGAACCTTAAGCTCCCACCGAGCCGTGGCGTATAG